The sequence below is a genomic window from Gammaproteobacteria bacterium.
TGGCACAACTCAATTTCAAAAACTCGTCTAAAAAGTGACTTTTTGTTAATTACTTTACCGGACAAGTACTTATGACATGTTCGCGTGTTATATTTTGTTTTGTAATCGACCTATTCCAACAAAAGTAAAATTAAGGAGTTTAGAATTAAACTTTTTGGAACAATCCAGACATATGGCTACTGAGCAACTTTCTGCAGACCCTTCGGCTGATCCTCCTCCTGATCGGCAGCAACATAACGGCTGGCGAACCTTTGGCATTGTTGTGATTACTGTGGCAGTGACGCTGGCTGTCGGTTATTGGGCCGTGACCACCTGGCTATTCCCGACAGAGTTCAAACCGGTAGTGCTTAACCAGGAACAACAGCAAACCCTGGACCGAAAAATTAAGTTGCTCGGTGGGAGCTCGCAGCCAAGTGAAAAAGAGGCAATTGAACCCGAAGCCTATAGTGAGGTCGGCGCCAGCCGTGAAGTCGAATTCAGCGAACGGGAACTCAATGCCTTGTTGGCCAAAAACACCGAGCTAGCCAACAAACTGGCCATCGATCTCTCGGACAATCTGGTCAGCGCCAAACTGCTGGTTGATGTTGATCCTGATTTCCCAGTCTTGGGAGGCAAGACGATCAAGGTCACCGGCGGCATGGAGCTACGCCTGGTCGATAATAAACCGAGCGCAGTGCTCAAGGGCATCAGCGTCTGGGGTGTACCGCTACCCAATGCCTGGATTGGCAATATAAAAAATGTTGATCTCGTGCAGGAATTTGGTGAGGCCGGCGGTTTTTGGCAGGCCCTTAACGAGGGTGTGAAGAAGATCGACGTGAGGGACGGCAGGCTACTGATCCAACTTAAGGAGTAGATCAATGGTAAATATTCTGGCTCTGAACTCAATCAAACCACTCAATTCAAGATACCGAATATTGAAACCTGATCTAGCGCATGCAGTCAGCCAAAGTGGCCACGTAAAGTATAGTTAAGAACGGGTTCGAGAGTCCTTTTTTGGATCGGAAGCAACCCCTGATTTCAAGAATTTGAGTGTCCGCTCTTATCATTCCGATAATGCCGATCTGCTAAGATTGGGCTTTGCAGTCTTTCTGTTGCCAGGCTAAAGAAACGGGAAATGATCGATACCAATACCAGGAACCTGGCCACGGAAGTCAGAAATCTGCCGCCGTCGATGCTGGACGCGAGCCTGTTGGCCGAGTATGTCAAAACCGGTGTCGCATACGATTTGTCGGCATTGTGTAAAAAGGCCGATGTTTCATTGATTCAGGTGGCGCAAATTATCGTCGCATGCGGACTTGACGAGGTCGACAAACTGCCAGGTTACGCGGTAACCCAGGAAGTTTTCGACCTGGCTGAAAACCTGTACTCGATCGGTGAGTCCAGGCGCCAATGGCAGTTAATCCGGAACCGGCATAAACCCGAATATCTGGAAGGTCGCCTGTCGAGAGAAGCCTTGAAACGGCTCGAACTCGACCCGACCAGGACCAAGCGCCATTACGCAGACATATTTTTTCGAGCCTGGGCAGTTTTCTGGGACGACGGCTTTCTCGATCGCATGATTCACAAGGTCGACAGCCGAATCATTGCGAGCATACCCGAAGCGCTGCTCACCAAGAAAATCTGTTTTACTGCGGTATCGAAGTCGGGTTTGGCCCTGCGTTATGTACCGGAATCAATGCGCAGTCTCGCCGTCTGCGCCCAGGCCGTACAGAATAATGCTGCCGCAATCGCTTTTACACCAGCCCCGCTGCGCGACCAGATCAAACATCTGCAAGCGACCGGGTTCGAATAAAGCAACGGATTGCGTGCGTCTAAAACGGGCTAGAGACCTCGTCTAATCCCCTTTTTTCCCCGTATTTCCGCCATTTTAGAATTACCGACCATCCGATAACTGATGATTTTTCGCGAAATATAGCCGTATTTAGCTATATAGGTACTAGCAGGAACCCGGAGAAAGCAGTATCTAAACGCAACCTAATCAATGGTAAAGAGAAATGAATGTTTCAAAATCAGACAATGATTCTCAAAAAGATCGCTCCAGATTGAGAAACTTTGACCTTACGGTTGAAGAAATCAGGATCTTGAAGGCCATCAAGGATCTAACCCTGTCTCTTGAAAACATTGAACGCAAGGATAATCGACCTGAGCGACTGGAATATTTTCGCTGTGCCATCAGACAGCTTGAAGACAAGCTGGAAGAAGTCAGAGAAAATACCCTGATCAGATAACGCCTGGTGTATCGAGCAGTATCGATAAGCCCAAATCAATCGCTCGCCTTTCAATGCTTATGAAAAGCCACCAGTCCCTGGTTAATCCCCGTGCTGACAGCGTCTTTAACGATTAGTTTGCAAGAAATATAGCTAGCAACAGGAGCAAAAATGTAATTCCCTGCATACCAACCCTTGCAAACATTAATTGGGTTGAATGTTTCCGATCAAATTCGCCACCATGGGCCATTGACCAGATACCTGTACCAATCAAGCCTACGGTCATCAAAAGAGCAGCCACTATTACCACATTCAGAATGTCCATAACCTGTCTCCGGATATGATGTCCTCTTAATTTTAATGAACCTATTTGGGTAATTCTTGATGGGGGTCAATGAAGCCTAACTGAATTCACCGTGGCTCGGCTCGCAAATAACCTACAAATTCAAGCATTCCGAAAGTCAATCATATGTGGGATTGACCAGTTGCTTACGTTCAGTGATAAAGCCTGATGTATCTATTGTTTTAAGATTACGCCTGGCTTTTTTGGAGCCGAATTCGACAGCTTTGCTGTACATATCCTCTGCCTTTTTTAAATTTATTCTCGTGCCAAGTCCGGTTTGGTACATGATGCCAAGATTGTTATAGGATTCAGCTAAAAATTTAGTAGTCAGCTGCAGACTGTTTGTCTGAAATGCCAGCGGTGCTCTAGTCGCCTGCTGAAAATACTCAAATGCTGCGTCATCATTCTGGACTACGCCCTTACCCGTGTAATACATGTACCCCAGCTTGTATGCGGCCAGTAAAGACCCATGATCCGCGGCAGTGCGATACGCCTCCTCTGCCTGCACATAATCAGGTGACGCTTTCTTGAAATGTGATTCTGCAACCTTGAAAAACACGTCTGCCTTTTC
It includes:
- a CDS encoding arginine N-succinyltransferase → MFACYILFCNRPIPTKVKLRSLELNFLEQSRHMATEQLSADPSADPPPDRQQHNGWRTFGIVVITVAVTLAVGYWAVTTWLFPTEFKPVVLNQEQQQTLDRKIKLLGGSSQPSEKEAIEPEAYSEVGASREVEFSERELNALLAKNTELANKLAIDLSDNLVSAKLLVDVDPDFPVLGGKTIKVTGGMELRLVDNKPSAVLKGISVWGVPLPNAWIGNIKNVDLVQEFGEAGGFWQALNEGVKKIDVRDGRLLIQLKE
- a CDS encoding HIG1 domain-containing protein — its product is MDILNVVIVAALLMTVGLIGTGIWSMAHGGEFDRKHSTQLMFARVGMQGITFLLLLLAIFLAN